Within the Corynebacterium sp. sy039 genome, the region GAAAATGCGTGATGCAGTGAGCGAAAAAATCGACAAGATTGAACGACATCATGCAGCTCTAAAAACACGACGCTTTGGATTCTTGGTGCGTCCACTGACTCTGTTTCTAGGCTCACTTATTACCATTATCGGTATTGTGACTATCCCTTTTCCAGGACCAGGGTGGCTCACTGTCTTCATTGGAGTAGGCATTTTATCGCTCGAAGCACATTGGGCGCAGAGGCTATTGAAATGGGGAATTCACAAATACGAGCAGTTTTTTCTTTGGTATAAAAACCAAAATAAAAAGATACGCTACGGGATCATCTTCGCTACTTGTTTATGCGTTTGGATTTGTGTAGCAGTGGCAGCGTACATAAGTTGGAAATGCGGAGCAATCCCTGCATTAGACCCAATCATGACAAAATTTTTCTAAGTAGCGAGTGCGCTAATTCTTGTTCATTCTTTTGCTACGCAGCCCTGCGAGAAATAGGGAAAAACAGATGATTGCGCTGAGGACACCACATGAAGTGAGCGTATAAGAATGGAATAATCGATCCTCATTATGTTTTTGCTCATCTTTTTTCGTCGAAAGTCTTATGTGGTGCGTGGGTACTGGTGTTGAGCGCAACATACTAATTACTCGTTCCGGAATAACAGCACCAGAAACGGGATCTACGCTATCAAATAATAAGGATCGAATTTCTGCATTGGAGGCATAGGGCATTCTTTGTTTGAGCAAGGCTGCCAAACCGGTGACTATCGGAGCCGCAAAGCTCGTTCCCTCGAATGGTGTTAGCGAGTTACCATTGACTATCCCCGCACTCATGCCTCCGTCATGTATGTCAAGACCGGCATAAACATGACCAAGGACGCTCAAAGAAGGTAGGGGAGAGCGTAGTGAATAATCTGCGATTGTTCTGGAATCTTTCAGTGAAGAAACCCTAATAACATTTGGTTTATGAGCTGGCAATGCTACTGATCCTTGAGGGCATGCACTTGACTCATTGCCTGCAGCTGCCACAATAAGAACATTATGCTGCTCCGCTAAGGCAAGTGCTGAATCTAGCTGATATGTGACCGCTGGATCAGCATCAGCAGGAAGACAACTTACAACAGAGATATTGATAATATGCGCGCCTTGTTCCACTGCTGCAACAATCGCTTGGGTTAATGAATCCAAAGTACCACTACCTGATTCATCAGAATCATCTTTATGAGTACGGATGAGGGCGCTTGTTTGACGTAGAGATAATAATTCAACATCCG harbors:
- a CDS encoding S8 family serine peptidase, whose amino-acid sequence is MITYRYFYMAHKKITYSLYIFLSFTILTSCLFLPYAPQAFAQEQKCAPTLQASDNDIRQQAQLADSYRAAHRFATGVGIRVAVIDTGVYAHPRLGVVQDGGDFLDGEQKFSALEDCDAHGTIVAGIIAARDHGDAVVGVAPDVELLSLRQTSALIRTHKDDSDESGSGTLDSLTQAIVAAVEQGAHIINISVVSCLPADADPAVTYQLDSALALAEQHNVLIVAAAGNESSACPQGSVALPAHKPNVIRVSSLKDSRTIADYSLRSPLPSLSVLGHVYAGLDIHDGGMSAGIVNGNSLTPFEGTSFAAPIVTGLAALLKQRMPYASNAEIRSLLFDSVDPVSGAVIPERVISMLRSTPVPTHHIRLSTKKDEQKHNEDRLFHSYTLTSCGVLSAIICFSLFLAGLRSKRMNKN
- a CDS encoding TIGR02611 family protein, with protein sequence MGKMRDAVSEKIDKIERHHAALKTRRFGFLVRPLTLFLGSLITIIGIVTIPFPGPGWLTVFIGVGILSLEAHWAQRLLKWGIHKYEQFFLWYKNQNKKIRYGIIFATCLCVWICVAVAAYISWKCGAIPALDPIMTKFF